Proteins co-encoded in one Lasioglossum baleicum chromosome 14, iyLasBale1, whole genome shotgun sequence genomic window:
- the Sh3px1 gene encoding sorting nexin 33-like protein SH3PX1 isoform X1: MIQTLNSNILEVKVRALYNFTGEPGTAELSIVAGELLTVMRDNVGDGWCEGFNQSGKCGLFPAAYVQVVEAAAPASSAMTSSQQSSGDFWDDDWDDDSEVGQTQAYVPPQQQQQSQHNIQITQEHSTSDYGDAFSMQAMNFAIPERPIPNVPKKNNKFSTLIKSGEDGFLLGMRIMNVPDSEKVYIEELEGGQCRWSERGDSYSCVVTSPKKESKLKGLKSFIVYQLTPTFNNIQVSRRYKHFDWLHERLEEKYCFIPIPPLPDKQISGRYEGHFIEHRRSQLQEFVDYVCRHPVLARSRVWEHFITCTDEKRWKAGKRQAEKDELLGDNYYHAIQCPETPLDAIKVEIQTDGYSRFISCLDPVVNKFMAMAVDQAKKNQHLYKREFQKIGQSFISLSMALDVDDSSRGNLTNNALKVTGEAYNDIGKLYEEQSKFDWEPLADKFHIYRGIIGSFPDVISIHKGAVQKRKDCERLVSEHKMEPQKLRELSHRTDVIARALLAEEAHFQTEQEIHITQAMKTHLTEQITFYQKIVDKLREALNAYES; encoded by the exons ATGATCCAAACTTTAAACAGCAATATCTTGGAAGTGAAA GTAAGGGCACTGTACAACTTCACCGGGGAGCCAGGAACAGCAGAATTGTCCATTGTGGCAGGAGAACTACTGACTGTCATGAGGGACAACGTAGGAGATGGTTGGTGCGAAGGCTTCAATCAAAGCGGAAAATGCGGGCTATTCCCAGCGGCCTACGTTCAAGTGGTAGAGGCTGCGGCACCTGCGTCGA GTGCCATGACATCGTCTCAACAGAGTTCCGGTGATTTTTGGGACGACGATTGGGACGACGATTCAGAGGTTGGTCAAACGCAGGCCTACGTTCCTCCTCAACAACAACAGCAATCGCAACATAATATACAAATAACGCAAGAGCATAGTACTAGCGATTATGGCGATGCGTTCTCTATGCAAGCCATGAATTTTGCGATACCCGAAAGGCCTATACCCAACGTACCAAAGAAGAACAATAAGTTTTCTACGTTAATTAAATCGGGAGAGGATGGTTTTTTATTAGGAATGAGAATAATGAATGTTCCCGATAGCGAGAAAGTATATATCGAGGAATTGGAAGGTGGACAGTGTAGATGGTCTGAGAGAGGGGACTCCTATAGCTGCGTGGTCACGTCTCCTAAAAAGGAATCCAAGCTGAAGGGCCTTAAAAGTTTCATAGTCTATCAACTCACACCTACG TTTAACAACATTCAAGTTTCAAGAAGATACAAACACTTCGACTGGCTCCACGAACGTTTGGAGGAGAAGTATTGTTTCATCCCCATTCCACCGTTGCCTGACAAGCAAATATCGGGAAGATACGAAGGACATTTTATAGAACATCGACGCTCGCAACTGCAGGAGTTCGTTGATTACGTCTGCAGACATCCTGTGTTGGCGCGTAGCCGTGTTTGGGAACACTTTATAACTTGTACAGACGAGAAAAGATGGAAAGCTGGCAAGAGGCAAGCAGAGAAAGACGAGTTATTAGGTGACAATTACTATCATGCCATTCAATGCCCTGAAACTCCATTGGACGCTATCAAAGTGGAGATACAGACAGATGGTTATAGTAGATTCATAAGCTGTCTAGATCCTGTAGTGAATAAATTCATGGCTATGGCTGTTGATCAAGCAAAAAAGAATCAGCATCTCTATAAAAGAGAATTTCAGAAAATCGGCCAGTCTTTTATTTCTCTGAGCATGGCGCTCGATGTCGACGATAGCTCTCGAGGAAATCTGACAAATAACGCGTTGAAAGTAACAGGCGAAGCTTATAACGATATAGGCAAGTTATACGAAGAACAATCGAAGTTTGATTGGGAACCGCTGGCAGATAAGTTTCATATTTATAGAGGAATCATTGGTAGCTTCCCGGATGTAATCAGTATACACAAG GGTGCTGTTCAAAAGAGGAAAGACTGCGAAAGACTAGTGAGCGAACACAAAATGGAACCCCAGAAATTACGAGAGCTTTCTCATCGAACGGATGTAATAGCGAGAGCACTTCTCGCCGAAGAAGCGCATTTTCAGACAGAGCAAGAGATACATATAACTCAGGCCATGAAAACACATCTGACAGAGCAAATTACGTTTTATCAGAAGATTGTCGATAAACTACGAGAAGCTTTAAATGCATACGAAAGCTGA
- the Sh3px1 gene encoding sorting nexin 33-like protein SH3PX1 isoform X2: MMEGHQVRALYNFTGEPGTAELSIVAGELLTVMRDNVGDGWCEGFNQSGKCGLFPAAYVQVVEAAAPASSAMTSSQQSSGDFWDDDWDDDSEVGQTQAYVPPQQQQQSQHNIQITQEHSTSDYGDAFSMQAMNFAIPERPIPNVPKKNNKFSTLIKSGEDGFLLGMRIMNVPDSEKVYIEELEGGQCRWSERGDSYSCVVTSPKKESKLKGLKSFIVYQLTPTFNNIQVSRRYKHFDWLHERLEEKYCFIPIPPLPDKQISGRYEGHFIEHRRSQLQEFVDYVCRHPVLARSRVWEHFITCTDEKRWKAGKRQAEKDELLGDNYYHAIQCPETPLDAIKVEIQTDGYSRFISCLDPVVNKFMAMAVDQAKKNQHLYKREFQKIGQSFISLSMALDVDDSSRGNLTNNALKVTGEAYNDIGKLYEEQSKFDWEPLADKFHIYRGIIGSFPDVISIHKGAVQKRKDCERLVSEHKMEPQKLRELSHRTDVIARALLAEEAHFQTEQEIHITQAMKTHLTEQITFYQKIVDKLREALNAYES; this comes from the exons ATGATGGAGGGTCACCAG GTAAGGGCACTGTACAACTTCACCGGGGAGCCAGGAACAGCAGAATTGTCCATTGTGGCAGGAGAACTACTGACTGTCATGAGGGACAACGTAGGAGATGGTTGGTGCGAAGGCTTCAATCAAAGCGGAAAATGCGGGCTATTCCCAGCGGCCTACGTTCAAGTGGTAGAGGCTGCGGCACCTGCGTCGA GTGCCATGACATCGTCTCAACAGAGTTCCGGTGATTTTTGGGACGACGATTGGGACGACGATTCAGAGGTTGGTCAAACGCAGGCCTACGTTCCTCCTCAACAACAACAGCAATCGCAACATAATATACAAATAACGCAAGAGCATAGTACTAGCGATTATGGCGATGCGTTCTCTATGCAAGCCATGAATTTTGCGATACCCGAAAGGCCTATACCCAACGTACCAAAGAAGAACAATAAGTTTTCTACGTTAATTAAATCGGGAGAGGATGGTTTTTTATTAGGAATGAGAATAATGAATGTTCCCGATAGCGAGAAAGTATATATCGAGGAATTGGAAGGTGGACAGTGTAGATGGTCTGAGAGAGGGGACTCCTATAGCTGCGTGGTCACGTCTCCTAAAAAGGAATCCAAGCTGAAGGGCCTTAAAAGTTTCATAGTCTATCAACTCACACCTACG TTTAACAACATTCAAGTTTCAAGAAGATACAAACACTTCGACTGGCTCCACGAACGTTTGGAGGAGAAGTATTGTTTCATCCCCATTCCACCGTTGCCTGACAAGCAAATATCGGGAAGATACGAAGGACATTTTATAGAACATCGACGCTCGCAACTGCAGGAGTTCGTTGATTACGTCTGCAGACATCCTGTGTTGGCGCGTAGCCGTGTTTGGGAACACTTTATAACTTGTACAGACGAGAAAAGATGGAAAGCTGGCAAGAGGCAAGCAGAGAAAGACGAGTTATTAGGTGACAATTACTATCATGCCATTCAATGCCCTGAAACTCCATTGGACGCTATCAAAGTGGAGATACAGACAGATGGTTATAGTAGATTCATAAGCTGTCTAGATCCTGTAGTGAATAAATTCATGGCTATGGCTGTTGATCAAGCAAAAAAGAATCAGCATCTCTATAAAAGAGAATTTCAGAAAATCGGCCAGTCTTTTATTTCTCTGAGCATGGCGCTCGATGTCGACGATAGCTCTCGAGGAAATCTGACAAATAACGCGTTGAAAGTAACAGGCGAAGCTTATAACGATATAGGCAAGTTATACGAAGAACAATCGAAGTTTGATTGGGAACCGCTGGCAGATAAGTTTCATATTTATAGAGGAATCATTGGTAGCTTCCCGGATGTAATCAGTATACACAAG GGTGCTGTTCAAAAGAGGAAAGACTGCGAAAGACTAGTGAGCGAACACAAAATGGAACCCCAGAAATTACGAGAGCTTTCTCATCGAACGGATGTAATAGCGAGAGCACTTCTCGCCGAAGAAGCGCATTTTCAGACAGAGCAAGAGATACATATAACTCAGGCCATGAAAACACATCTGACAGAGCAAATTACGTTTTATCAGAAGATTGTCGATAAACTACGAGAAGCTTTAAATGCATACGAAAGCTGA